One Panicum virgatum strain AP13 chromosome 3N, P.virgatum_v5, whole genome shotgun sequence DNA segment encodes these proteins:
- the LOC120665476 gene encoding bZIP transcription factor 39-like has product MAEPALLDPSPFDLRHYPAHLFDPDLPLAGGDLPLGEFAGDDGLDFDLPVDFSVDDFLLRSPDRGGEGDDSGEGSAAGSGPAASTSASPATSAANSAVANAGDREVKHDDSDEGRSGAALNWSLKRKQASPGASSDGAKCRRSGDRELSPSASASASASRAAAEDSDERGAGGEEEDKRRTARLMRNRESAQLSRQRKKRYVEELEEKVKSMHSVINDLNSKISFIVAENATLRQQLGGGGVSGPPPGLYPPPPLPGIHFPWVPGYAVRPHGSHVPLVPIPRLKPQQTAAAAKVSKKTEVKKAVENKSKTKTKKVASVSLLGLLFVALVFGAFVPGFNHSFGMSGRSNDVIFGNFGHSDARVFSVSNHGKGPKGGLNSSDMIDTDPGMAGNADGAGQKHHPAHNSSEILPALLYVPRNGKHVKINGNLIIHSVLASEKAVAHRTSNGQSVKDHKETSVAIARYLSPPGKDTDSKETFPPGAPLPQWFREGMEGPILNSGMCSEVFQFDISAASAKSGGIIPASPTVNSSSVNATQKIPKPVPAYGGKLKNRRIMYNEAIPLTGKTANNTEPRAFNSTSESSKVPDSKPASSVIVSVLADPREAGNGDGDPRVSPKPLSRIFVVVLLDGVRYVTYSCTLPFKSVSPHLVN; this is encoded by the exons ATGGCGGAGCCGGCGCTCCTCGACCCCTCCCCGTTCGACCTCCGCCACTACCCGGCGCACCTCTTCgacccggacctccccctcgccggcggcgacctcccGCTCGGCGAattcgccggcgacgacggcctCGACTTCGACCTGCCTGTCGATTTCTCCGTCGACGACTTCCTCCTCCGGTCCCCGGaccgcggcggcgaaggcgacgACTCCGGCGAGGGCTCCGCAGCCGGATCCGGCCCCGCCGCGtccacctccgcctccccggccacctccgccgccaacTCTGCCGTGGCCAACGCCGGCGACCGCGAGGTGAAGCACGACGACTCGGACGAGGGAAGGAGCGGCGCAGCCCTGAACTGGAGCCTCAAGCGGAAGCAGGCGAGCCCAGGAGCGAGCTCGGACGGGGCCAAGTGCCGCCGATCCGGCGATAGAGAGCTTTCCCCGTCTGCCTCTGCGTCGGCTTCGGCGTCGCGGGCCGCCGCGGAGGACTCCGACGagaggggcgcgggcggcgaggaagAGGACAAGCGCCGGACTGCGCGTCTGATGCGGAACCGCGAGAGCGCGCAGCTGTCTCGGCAGAGGAAGAAGCGGTACGTcgaggagctggaggagaagGTGAAGTCGATGCACTCGGTGATAAACGACCTCAATTCTAAGATCTCCTTCATTGTGGCCGAGAACGCCACGCTTCGGCAGCAgcttggtggtggtggggtgAGTGGCCCGCCACCAGGGTTgtatccaccgccgccgctaccaGGCATTCATTTCCCGTGGGTTCCTGGGTATGCAGTGCGGCCTCATGGGTCCCATGTCCCACTTGTGCCTATCCCGCGGTTGAAGCCACAGCAAACAGCGGCAGCAGCGAAGGTATCCAAAAAAACGGAGGTCAAGAAGGCTGTGGAGAACAAGAGTAAGACCaagaccaagaaggtggcaAGTGTTAGTCTTCTTGGCTTGCTGTTTGTTGCGCTTGTCTTTGGTGCTTTTGTTCCGGGGTTCAATCATAGTTTCGGAATGAGTGGCAGGAGCAACGATGTGATATTTGGAAATTTTGGCCACTCTGATGCTAGGGTGTTTAGTGTCAGTAACCATGGGAAAGGACCTAAAGGCGGTTTAAACAGTAGCGACATGATCGATACTGATCCTGGGATGGCTGGGAATGCCGATGGAGCAGGGCAGAAGCATCATCCTGCTCATAACTCAAGTGAAATCTTGCCTGCTTTGTTATATGTGCCGAGGAATGGAAAACATGTTAAGATCAATGGTAACTTGATTATCCATTCTGTTCTTGCAAGTGAGAAAGCAGTGGCACATAGGACCTCAAATGGTCAGTCAGTTAAAGATCACAAGGAGACTAGTGTTGCTATAGCTCGCTATCTGTCACCACCTGGAAAGGATACGGATTCAAAGGAAACGTTCCCGCCAGGTGCACCACTGCCACAGTGGTTCCGTGAAGGAATGGAAG GACCAATTTTGAACTCAGGAATGTGTAGCGAGGTGTTCCAGTTCGACATTTCCGCAGCTTCTGCCAAATCTGGTGGCATTATACCTGCTTCTCCAACTGTCAACTCCTCGAGTGTCAATGCTACCCAGAAAATTCCAAAACCTGTTCCTGCATATGGTGGCAAGCTGAAAAACAGGAGGATCATGTACAACGAGGCGATTCCACTCACTGGAAAAACGGCGAACAACACTGAGCCTCGGGCTTTTAACAGCACTTCTGAAAGCAGCAAGGTACCTGATAGCAAGCCAGCATCTTCAGTTATCGTCTCTGTGCTAGCTGATCCCAGGGAGGCTGGCAATGGGGATGGTGATCCAAGAGTGTCACCAAAACCCCTCTCCAGGATATTTGTTGTCGTTCTCCTTGACGGTGTCAGATATGTGACTTACTCCTGCACACTTCCTTTCAAGAGTGTCAGCCCTCACCTTGTGAACTGA
- the LOC120665477 gene encoding uncharacterized protein Cbei_0202-like isoform X1: protein MALGFATATAASASASGPRLSPFSLPPTHPLRASPSRGLLHAATSSFPRPRRCGCGAAMRCAKRTGKRRYPSEKKRLDRRHKELLRQAAPVEGSEGRESGYWRLSKLAVPARDDPGKDFTGISLPLLQAIAKAIKFPVASMLPDEAFTVIRKSFDARKVLKEPQFTYTVDMDVKKLLDMEPRAWDFIAWLEPKLGVVEYMPKEKLASDLVSMLNASSKGYDNELGIKDTHNGSICPQDKKPRVAVIGSGPSGLFASLVLGELGAEVTLLERGQPVEQRGRDIGALAVRRILQSESNFCFGEGGAGTWSDGKLVTRIGRNTDGVQAVMKTFVHFGAPPNILVDGKPHLGTDKLVPLLRNFRHHLRELGVTIRFNARVDDLIVEDGQVKGITVSDAELRPGSGSQKLSFDAVVLAVGHSARDTYNMLQQHNVDMSPKSFAVGLRIEHPQELINSIQYSELAAEVQKGRGRIPVADYKIVKSVGEKHAEELDIAEQSRSCYSFCMCPGGQVVLTSTDPSELCINGMSFSRRASKWANSALVVTVSSHDSKPFQSHGPLAGVEFHREFERRAAVMGGGNFVVPAQRVTDFISNILSVTTLPPSSYRLGVRPSKLHELFPPYITEALQQSIIMIDREMPGFVSSEALLHGVETRTSSPLQISRHGETYESTSLRGLYPIGEGAGYAGGILSAAVDGMCCGFALAKQLSLFHGDIESFLGKAQNQTGFVKY, encoded by the exons ATGGCGCTGGGgttcgccaccgccaccgcggcctccgcctccgcctcgggcCCCAGGCTCTCACCCTTCTCCCTCCCGCCAACCCACCCGCTGCGCGCGAGCCCTAgccgcggcctcctccacgCCGCGACCAGCTCGttcccgcggccgcgccggtgCGGGTGCGGCGCCGCGATGCGCTGCGCGAAGCGCACGGGGAAGCGGAGGTACCCGTCGGAGAAGAAGCGGCTGGACCGGCGCCACAAGGAGCTGCTCCGCCAGGCCGCCCCGGTGGAGGGCAGCGAGGGGCGGGAGTCCGGGTACTGGCGGCTCTCCAAGCTCGCCGTCCCCGCCCGCGACGACCCCGGCAAGGACTTCACCGGCATCTCCCTGCCGCTTCTCCAGGCCATCGCCAAAGCCATCAAGTTCCCG GTTGCTTCTATGCTCCCTGATGAGGCCTTCACTGTTATCCGCAAGTCATTCGATGCACGGAAG GTTTTGAAAGAACCTCAGTTCACTTATACTGTTGATATGGATGTTAAGAAGCTTCTTGATATGGAGCCAAGGGCATGGGATTTTATTGCTTGGTTGGAGCCCAAACTTGGAGTTGTAGAATACATGCCTAAAGAGAAGTTAGCATCTGATTTGGTCAGCATGCTCAATGCTAGCAGCAAAGGTTATGATAATGAACTTGGAATCAAGGATACTCATAATGGTTCGATCTGTCCTCAAGATAAGAAGCCAAGAGTGGCAGTTATAGGAAGTGGACCATCTGGCTTGTTTGCTTCCCTTGTGCTAGGTGAGCTTGGTGCGGAAGTTACCTTATTGGAGCGTGGTCAGCCTGTTGAACAAAGAGGGCGTGACATTGGGGCCCTTGCAGTTAGACGAATCCTACAATCAGAGAGCAACTTTTGCTTTGGCGAG GGTGGTGCAGGTACATGGAGTGATGGGAAGCTCGTGACCAGGATAGGAAGAAACACTGATGGTGTTCAGGCT GTTATGAAAACATTTGTTCACTTTGGAGCCCCTCCAAACATTTTAGTTGATGGGAAACCTCACTTGGGTACCGATAAACTTGTTCCTCTTCTGAGAAATTTCAGGCACCACTTAAGAGAATTGGGT GTTACCATAAGATTTAATGCTAGAGTCGATGACCTTATAGTGGAAGATGGGCAGGTAAAAGGAATCACGGTCTCTGATGCAGAACTACGGCCAGGTTCTGGCAGCCAGAAACTATCATTTGATGCAGTTGTATTGGCTGTTGGTCACTCAGCTCGTGACACATATAATATGCTTCAGCAGCATAACGTAGACATGAGCCCCAAAAGTTTTGCT GTCGGCTTAAGAATTGAGCATCCCCAAGAACTGATAAACAGTATTCAA TACTCCGAACTGGCTGCTGAAGTACAGAAAGGACGTGGGCGGATACCTGTGGCAGATTACAAAATTGTGAAATCTGTTGGCGAAAAACATGCAGAGGAGCTTGATATTGCTGAACAGAGTCGCAGTTGTTACTCATTTTGCATGTGCCCCGGTGGGCAG GTTGTTCTAACTAGCACGGATCCATCAGAATTGTGCATCAATGGCATGTCATTCTCACGGCGTGCATCAAAGTGGGCAAACTCAGCTCTTGTGGTTACTGTATCATCTCATGATTCCAAACCATTTCAATCCCATGGTCCTCTTGCAGGCGTTGAATTCCAT AGAGAATTCGAAAGAAGAGCAGCTGTGATGGGTGGAGGGAATTTTGTTGTCCCGGCTCAGCGTGTCACAGATTTTATTAGCAACATATTGTCAG TTACAACTCTCCCACCATCAAGCTACAGGTTAGGAGTTCGTCCATCCAAACTTCATGAACTATTCCCTCCTTACATAACTGAAGCTCTACAACAGTCTATAATTATGATTGACAGAGAG ATGCCAGGCTTCGTTTCTAGTGAAGCCCTACTTCATGGTGTGGAG ACTAGGACGAGCTCTCCCTTGCAAATTTCACGACATGGAGAGACATATGAAAGCACATCATTGCGAGGATTATATCCAATCGGCGAAGGTGCTGGCTATGCTGGGGGTATCTTAAGTGCTGCTGTGGATGGTATGTGTTGTGGTTTTGCTTTAGCCAAACAGCTTTCTCTATTCCATGGTGATATAGAGTCTTTCCTTGGCAAAGCACAAAACCAAACAGGTTTTGTAAAATATTGA
- the LOC120665477 gene encoding uncharacterized protein Cbei_0202-like isoform X2, with protein MLPDEAFTVIRKSFDARKVLKEPQFTYTVDMDVKKLLDMEPRAWDFIAWLEPKLGVVEYMPKEKLASDLVSMLNASSKGYDNELGIKDTHNGSICPQDKKPRVAVIGSGPSGLFASLVLGELGAEVTLLERGQPVEQRGRDIGALAVRRILQSESNFCFGEGGAGTWSDGKLVTRIGRNTDGVQAVMKTFVHFGAPPNILVDGKPHLGTDKLVPLLRNFRHHLRELGVTIRFNARVDDLIVEDGQVKGITVSDAELRPGSGSQKLSFDAVVLAVGHSARDTYNMLQQHNVDMSPKSFAVGLRIEHPQELINSIQYSELAAEVQKGRGRIPVADYKIVKSVGEKHAEELDIAEQSRSCYSFCMCPGGQVVLTSTDPSELCINGMSFSRRASKWANSALVVTVSSHDSKPFQSHGPLAGVEFHREFERRAAVMGGGNFVVPAQRVTDFISNILSVTTLPPSSYRLGVRPSKLHELFPPYITEALQQSIIMIDREMPGFVSSEALLHGVETRTSSPLQISRHGETYESTSLRGLYPIGEGAGYAGGILSAAVDGMCCGFALAKQLSLFHGDIESFLGKAQNQTGFVKY; from the exons ATGCTCCCTGATGAGGCCTTCACTGTTATCCGCAAGTCATTCGATGCACGGAAG GTTTTGAAAGAACCTCAGTTCACTTATACTGTTGATATGGATGTTAAGAAGCTTCTTGATATGGAGCCAAGGGCATGGGATTTTATTGCTTGGTTGGAGCCCAAACTTGGAGTTGTAGAATACATGCCTAAAGAGAAGTTAGCATCTGATTTGGTCAGCATGCTCAATGCTAGCAGCAAAGGTTATGATAATGAACTTGGAATCAAGGATACTCATAATGGTTCGATCTGTCCTCAAGATAAGAAGCCAAGAGTGGCAGTTATAGGAAGTGGACCATCTGGCTTGTTTGCTTCCCTTGTGCTAGGTGAGCTTGGTGCGGAAGTTACCTTATTGGAGCGTGGTCAGCCTGTTGAACAAAGAGGGCGTGACATTGGGGCCCTTGCAGTTAGACGAATCCTACAATCAGAGAGCAACTTTTGCTTTGGCGAG GGTGGTGCAGGTACATGGAGTGATGGGAAGCTCGTGACCAGGATAGGAAGAAACACTGATGGTGTTCAGGCT GTTATGAAAACATTTGTTCACTTTGGAGCCCCTCCAAACATTTTAGTTGATGGGAAACCTCACTTGGGTACCGATAAACTTGTTCCTCTTCTGAGAAATTTCAGGCACCACTTAAGAGAATTGGGT GTTACCATAAGATTTAATGCTAGAGTCGATGACCTTATAGTGGAAGATGGGCAGGTAAAAGGAATCACGGTCTCTGATGCAGAACTACGGCCAGGTTCTGGCAGCCAGAAACTATCATTTGATGCAGTTGTATTGGCTGTTGGTCACTCAGCTCGTGACACATATAATATGCTTCAGCAGCATAACGTAGACATGAGCCCCAAAAGTTTTGCT GTCGGCTTAAGAATTGAGCATCCCCAAGAACTGATAAACAGTATTCAA TACTCCGAACTGGCTGCTGAAGTACAGAAAGGACGTGGGCGGATACCTGTGGCAGATTACAAAATTGTGAAATCTGTTGGCGAAAAACATGCAGAGGAGCTTGATATTGCTGAACAGAGTCGCAGTTGTTACTCATTTTGCATGTGCCCCGGTGGGCAG GTTGTTCTAACTAGCACGGATCCATCAGAATTGTGCATCAATGGCATGTCATTCTCACGGCGTGCATCAAAGTGGGCAAACTCAGCTCTTGTGGTTACTGTATCATCTCATGATTCCAAACCATTTCAATCCCATGGTCCTCTTGCAGGCGTTGAATTCCAT AGAGAATTCGAAAGAAGAGCAGCTGTGATGGGTGGAGGGAATTTTGTTGTCCCGGCTCAGCGTGTCACAGATTTTATTAGCAACATATTGTCAG TTACAACTCTCCCACCATCAAGCTACAGGTTAGGAGTTCGTCCATCCAAACTTCATGAACTATTCCCTCCTTACATAACTGAAGCTCTACAACAGTCTATAATTATGATTGACAGAGAG ATGCCAGGCTTCGTTTCTAGTGAAGCCCTACTTCATGGTGTGGAG ACTAGGACGAGCTCTCCCTTGCAAATTTCACGACATGGAGAGACATATGAAAGCACATCATTGCGAGGATTATATCCAATCGGCGAAGGTGCTGGCTATGCTGGGGGTATCTTAAGTGCTGCTGTGGATGGTATGTGTTGTGGTTTTGCTTTAGCCAAACAGCTTTCTCTATTCCATGGTGATATAGAGTCTTTCCTTGGCAAAGCACAAAACCAAACAGGTTTTGTAAAATATTGA
- the LOC120665478 gene encoding protein NRT1/ PTR FAMILY 3.1-like yields the protein MAEEDSSRRWHGEGEQRRQGGFKTMPFILANDFCDRFATVGFNANLITYLTQQLRLPLVEASNTLTNFHGLSNLTPLIGGLIADSFAGRFWTIAAGSAIYQLGMLSLTVSALLPSLRPPPCAAAAGAADRACARASAWTLLVLRLSLLCTSVGTGGPRPCVMAFGADQLELDRPCHGEAGARQQRWSFFNLYFFGVELAKLIAITLVVYIQENVGWGWGFGVPTIAMLVAVTAFVSGYPLYVKMAPGGSPLARLAQVAVAAFRKRKVAVPSDPGHLYQDKELDAGISTAGRLLHTNQLTFFDRAATVTHGDFSSSGAPRPWRLSTVHRVEELKSIVRMLPIWGAGILLVTSASHNHSFAIQQARTMDRRVTPRLEIPPASMLIFSNLAMLGTLALYDRVLVPRLRRLTGRPAGITHLQRTGIGLAISTLSNAVSAVVEVRRKRAAARHGLLDSPGATVPMSVLWMAPQYAIHGVADAFMDVGRMEFLYDQAPESMRSSAAALYWLTMSAGSYMGTLLVTTVHERTKGEGQWLQDNLNRGKLDRYYWLVVTLQVVNLVYFVICAKLYTYKKLEIVDQESTDDTHEKHLELPPLKESDEKDVELRPLLSADL from the exons ATGGCGGAGGAAGACTCGAGCAGGCGATGGCACGGGGAAGGCGAGCAGAGGAGGCAGGGTGGCTTCAAGACCATGCCCTTCATCTTAG CCAACGATTTCTGCGACCGGTTCGCGACAGTCGGGTTCAACGCCAACCTGATCACGTACCTGACGCAGCAGCTGCGCCTGCCGCTCGTCGAGGCCTCCAACACGCTCACCAACTTCCATGGCCTCTCCAACCTCACCCCGCTCATCGGCGGCCTCATCGCCGACTCCTTCGCCGGCCGCTTCTGGACCATCGCGGCGGGGTCGGCCATCTACCAGCTCGGCATGCTCAGCCTGACCGTCTCCGCGCTGCTCCCgtcgctccgcccgccgccctgcgcggccgcggccggggcggcggaccGGGCCTGCGCCCGCGCGTCCGCCTGGACGCTGCTTGTCCTCCGCCTGTCGCTGCTCTGCACATCCGTCGGCACGGGCGGCCCGCGGCCGTGCGTCATGGCGTTCGGCGCAGACCAGCTTGAGCTCGACAGGCCGTGCCACGGCGAGGCCGGCGCGAGGCAGCAGCGGTGGAGCTTCTTCAACCTCTACTTCTTCGGCGTCGAGCTCGCCAAGCTGATCGCCATCACCCTGGTGGTGTACATCCAGGAGAacgtggggtgggggtggggattCGGCGTCCCGACCATCGCCATGCTCGTCGCGGTCACCGCGTTCGTGTCGGGCTACCCTCTGTACGTCAAGATGGCTCCCGGGGGCAGCCCGTTGGCACGGCTGGCccaggtcgccgtcgccgcgttcCGGAAGAGAAAGGTGGCCGTGCCGAGCGACCCCGGACACCTTTACCAAGACAAGGAGCTCGACGCCGGCATCTCCACTGCCGGCCGCCTGCTGCACACGAACCAACTCAC CTTTTTCGACCGTGCTGCCACCGTGACGCACGGCGACttcagcagcagcggcgccccgcggccatggcggctgtCCACGGTGCACCGTGTGGAGGAGCTCAAGTCGATCGTCCGCATGCTGCCCATCTGGGGCGCCGGGATCCTCCTGGTCACCTCGGCGTCCCACAACCACAGCTTCGCCATCCAGCAAGCGCGCACCATGGACCGGCGCGTCACGCCGCGCCTCGAGATCCCACCGGCCTCCATGCTCATCTTCTCGAACCTCGCCATGCTGGGCACCCTCGCGCTCTACGACCGGGTGCTGGTGCCCAGGCTGCGGCGCCTCACGGGGCGGCCCGCGGGCATCACGCACCTCCAGCGCACGGGCATCGGCCTCGCCATCAGCACGCTGAGCAACGCCGTGTCGGCAGTCGTGGAGGTGAGGAggaagcgggcggcggcgaggcacggCCTCCTTGACAGCCCCGGTGCCACGGTGCCGATGAGCGTGCTCTGGATGGCGCCGCAGTACGCCATCCACGGGGTGGCCGACGCGTTCATGGACGTCGGACGCATGGAGTTCCTGTACGACCAGGCACCCGAGAGCATGAGGAGCTCCGCTGCGGCGCTCTACTGGCTGACCATGTCGGCCGGGAGCTACATGGGCACGCTGCTCGTGACGACGGTGCACGAGAGGACCAAAGGGGAAGGGCAATGGCTTCAGGACAACCTCAACAGAGGGAAGCTGGATCGATACTACTGGCTGGTTGTGACCCTGCAGGTGGTAAATTTGGTGTATTTCGTCATCTGTGCAAAGCTGTACACCTACAAGAAGTTGGAAATAGTAGACCAGGAGAGCACAGACGACACACATGAGAAGCATTTGGAGCTTCCACCGCTGAAAGAAAGCGATGAAAAAGACGTCGAGCTTCGGCCTCTGCTATCAGCTGATCTATGA